The nucleotide window TCCTTTCTAAGTGAATCATCAGATAAGATTAACCGAGACAGTGCTCCAGTAGATAACCTGCAACATAATTAGCAAACACCAAACCAATTATCGAATTGTTCGAATAAAACTGAACACAAAAGAATACtgtatgaatgaaaaaaaaaaagaaattaaagtaaaataatagaAGCTCCGTAGCCAGGAAATGAACCTCCAGGCCCCACGGTACACGCTTGAGACCATTACGCCGAACATTTTCATGGCACTACTTATAAATTACAAATCTAAAATTCCATAGTTTCAAATGAGGCTTCACGTGATCAACCGCACCACACCCAagtaaataaacgattaaataTTATTCATAATACTTAAATCATATATCAAATACCCGAGATATTTTGCAGCATCCGAGACCGATCCATCAACTGCAAAAATAAGATCCAAAAGAGCTTGCATTCCCTGTTGAAGGATCATAAGTATATTTAGTTAAGTTGCAATTAAGTTTAGAATTTTCAATAATAGATTATTTTACCATTAAGCCTACCATTGCAAATTTTGGGTTATTGGGTCCAATTTGTGAACCAATATCTGACCCTCTAATTGATGACTTCGGAGGAAGGATCTGAAGAAGCTCTCGAGGTGGCGAATAAGCATCAAGATCTACCGTTTTCCTGACTAAatcaaggaaaaaaaacaactctTTATTAGACAAAGCTTTGCTTACTAGAACTTATAAGCAAGGGAACTATTTATCTCAATGTAGCACCGACGCTTCAGGTGTGTCGGGTGACCAACATGTGTCAGAGTCGTGTCCGGCGTCTGTTTTAGTACTCCATAGAGTATGACTGAACACACATAGTGGGGAAGCTCCTTCCCTCAAcgtattaaaatcaaattttggaaccACACACCAGACCGACCCACTCAAGCGGTCAGACTGTGAAGTCACTTCAGTGAAGTTGTGAACAAACAATATCTCTAGTCTAATTATCTTTTGTCACATGATCCCGCCAAATTTAGTCGCTTAAACCAATTGAACCACAAATTGTACCTATAGCCGTATGAATCTCAGGTCGGTATTCTAGCATGATATCCATTACAAGATTCGGGACCAAAAAACAGGGTAGAGTGCTCCCTTAATCACTTATCAGTGATACTGGATTTAACGATAAAggaataatttaagaaaatcacataattcaatgtgATCCATTTCTTCTacctccatttgatctacttTTCTTgatatgaagcacggatacggacacagAAACCGGACACGGACATTGACACgccgacaccgctaataatttgagaaaatcacataactCAATGtgattatatgtgtcggtgtcgaacaagcctaatccgaggagtgtctgtTCTTCATAGCTTGCTGCAGATCTCCCCTCTACATGCCCAAAACAGTAAGGCAGTAACCACCTATACTGAGTTCCCACCATCTTTTCTACGGTAGATGCAACCCCAACATTGGGAAAACTTATCACATGTTAATAACTTATTGAGttgttttcatcttattttcataagcactCCTAGATAGCATATGAAAACAGCTTAAAGCtaagtttattttatcttttgttataaaaatagcttatacatagcACTTGCCAAGTGAAGGAAATACCTTTTAGAGCTATAAGAGAGCGAAGGCGTTTAATAGCAGAAGCACGGTTCATATGCTGAGATCGATCCTCACCAGcctaaaaattgataaaataaaataaaaaattaacaaacgCATGATATTACAATAATAAGAGTTTGATCCTTCACAgggtcaatttagtcccttacAAAAACCAAACCCAAAATAGCCTCTACATTTTTATGTCAGGAACAAATTACACTCAGGTTATGAAGCACGaatacggacacggacactATAGACACCGACATGCCGACtctgctaataatttgagaaaattacataTTTCAATGTAGGTATAAGTGTCAGTGTCAGACATAATTCACTGTAATTATAAGTGTGAGTGTCATGTCGGACACCGGGACACGCTTAATTCGAAGAGTGTCCTAAAGTCGGGATACTTGAAGCACAGACAATTTGGATTAGGTATGTCCTGATCGTGTTTGACACCAACATGCATatgattacactgaattatggtatttttttaaaattattatcggtGGCAACGTGTCAATATCACTTTTATGTCCAGTGTCGAAGTCTGTGTCCGTGCTTCCTAAGCCGGGAATAATTGGTGTTTAATTTTTATCGGGACTAAATTGACCCGGccataataaaaaattagaaaattaaaaaaatattaataataataaacagaAAAACCTGAGCGATGATACCAGTGGGTAAGTGTTTAAGGCGAACAGCAGATTCACGTTTGTTACGATGCTGACCACCAGGACCAGAGGTTTTGAATGTACCCATTTCGCACTGTCGCATTAGGTCATCGTCGGTTAGGTCTAGATAACCGCCGTGATTTGCGGTGGCGGCGGCGGTGGTGGTTATTGGTGTTGTGGAGTGGAGTGAGATTGGGCGAATTTTGATGTTGAAAAATGGATGATGGAGAAAGTGGCAGTGGGAAATGTTGTGGGTttgtgatgttgttgttgttgtgaattgttgttTGAGATTGAGGATGAAGGTTggtttgaaaatgattttgtgtGCCATTGTTATGACTGTATTGTGAGTTCTCTCAGTCACAGGTTCACAATATATAGAGCATGTTTTGTGTCCACGATGATGGAGATTATTACTCATGCCACGTGACGTGTGTCGTGGTTATTATATCACGTGGCAGTGGTGAAGAATAAAATGtttgcaaaaaaacaaaaggtaaaaattaagatttaaaaaaaaaaaaaaaaactcagataTTCCATTAATGAACGGACTAATCTGATGGACCAATCTCACTATCCATTTGTGGGGCTTGATTTAAAGGTGGAGCAAAGTTTAATATGAACTTGCTCAAAGAAACTAACACAAAAGGAAATCGAATCACTTTGAGACGAGTATACTGTAAAATTACAAAGcaaatacttgttttttttttgtggtggccgaaATTTGAACGTCAaatcttacatattttatgcattatccttAGCTGCTGAGTTAAGCTTACAAGACTTCAGatagattttaaaatattaagaaattaaaaaacttaatgATGGTGTTTTGACAAACGAGTAgaaattaagaaatttaatgGTGGTACAATGacaatcaaaaacaatttttcatacaagcaatcaaaatatttaaaattgtttaaagttttttttaagggataaagtttttaaaacaattaaactaacttaaaattaatttttatttataattaaaccCATAGcgaataaaaaaactattttttttcctttcttcttttccAGCCACCGCCCTTTCAAACCCTCACAACCGTATTCCCCCTTCTCTCTCCTCTACAACTCTACCGTAAGTTCCAACTTCACCACTCTAATCAACCACTTCATCCCAAACAGCAAACTCTCATAACCCTTCTTATTCCTTCTCATCACATTCCATAACCTTGATTTTGCACTGTAATggaaaaaattgaaccaaaacaCCAAAATTTATCTGATTTCAAAGTTGGTTCATTAccaactttattttatattcctGACTTCATCTCAGATACTGATCAAACCCTTCTTCTCAACAATGTAACAATTACTCTTTAACCTAACGTTTAAAGTATATAATTTTAGTTCCTGTAATGTAATTACGGCATtgtttggttttagtctcttaaGTTTTTTGCTTAGTCCTTTCTCTGTTGCTTTTAGTCGCTGACGTTGGCTCAATAAGCCGACGTTAGAGATTAAAAACAATAGTTTTTTAATTTGCAGGACTGtccatacaaaaaaataattatgggctaaaatcatatttaaactttaattgaagtatgttattgtttttttgtaaaaatctgaatttgtttatgttatacTGTTAGATTTATGGAGCTCCTTCATCAAAGTGGAAGTTGTTGAAGAATAGAAGGCTTCAGAATTGGGGTATGATTTATGATTGTTATTTTGTGCACACCACCAAACAtactgtttggataaacaacttaattggCAGCTTATACcctaagtgcttatgtataacaGTATAagctatttatatagaaaatgcTAAAATGAAGTTGAATTGTTTTTGTAtgagttataagttgttttcataagctttcttggagaacttatgaaaataagttgaaactagcttatgaacatgtcataagttgttttcataagttctcccaaatagtcttacaaaacttatgtcagtagtaaataagttcaaataaggGCATACAAATAAGCCCTGTGGAGATATAAATGGTTCTACAATAATCAAATACTTTAACTTTTTTCAAGGTTCGGGTTGGTAAAGGAGTGAAGAATGatacaaaattagaaattaGGAAATGAACCTAcctttataaatattatgatcTATTTAGTACCAACGCTCCTGATGGCGTGTGCAGTATCCAACACCGACACATGTAGGTGTCGGTGTCTGACAACATAAGGTTACACTCACTTGCTTGTATATTTCCTTTGCAAATTATTATCAATATCAACTTGTTAGTGTCGTATGTGGTATTCAGGTTAGTGTCGGTGCTTCATTGATTATGATTCACAAtgacttcttcttttttcttttttggaggAGTGGTGGTTGTCAGGATTTGCCATAATCCTTATTTTGTTCTGTCATGGACATAAAATTTGTCTCATCATAGCCCATTTCATATTTGTCTCATCCTTATGTGGTGGCTTGTAGtggaatttatttttccaaCAACTTTAGGAAATTTGAAAATGCACATGTCAggaatatttatttcttttgtattttgaatcaaattattAATGATTACCATGATAATTTGAAAGTTTGTCCTTCTTCTTAATGTTGATCAGCTATTTCTTCTCACTTTTTATTGTAGGCGGTGTTGTCCATGAGAAAGGCCTTCTACCTCAACCTTGTAAgtgaaaatatattgttttataGCCTCAATATTGCATTTGCATGGAAATTCATGATGCTGTCTATTACAAGTGAGATACCACTATGTTCTGAGTTATCGTGGTCCATCTTCCTTTTGATAGTCTTAAACAGTGACCGCTCTGCTGTAATATTATGCCTGTCTTTTGTTGAAGATGTAATTCTAGCAAGTAGCAACACACTTATTTAGCATACTTTTTTATGATTAGTATGTTAAACATGACTATATCCGTGCTATAGTGCTATATCCGTGCTAAATTGACAACACGAGAGCCCTCGTAAATTGATTACTTTTACAAAGAGTGTTGGCTTTTACAAAATGGGCCAATCATAATGAGTGTGATGAAGAGTGTATTGCCAGCATCACTCTTATTGAAATAACGAGATTGTTACTTATGCTTTACACAGTTTATCTACATGCTGCAACAAGATGATGAAATAAATAGTTTGCGCACCCGAAATAGTAGGGTAATTCCTGTAGATTTTGTTGATTTACCAACAATCGTTCAGACTATTTGCTGTTAGATACTTTTTTCATTGTAGTTTTGCAAGTGGATGAAATTTATTTTGCTGTTGTCTTTCTATGCATTTTTGGGTTTATTTATGTAACTATTCTCCTTTGGTTGGAAAAATGCTGTGACCTTTGAATATGATTGAAGATAATTAGAAATGGGGATTCTTCCCTATTCCATGCACCAAAAATAGATTGGTTTAGAATTTGCATAATGTCTTTAAATAATCGATGGTAATAAAATTGGTTTGTCTTTGGAAAGAAACTTTTAATGTGAGTTTAAAAGAATTGGTATTGTTTAAATAGTAAAGAAGAATCACTTCTAAGGAGATACTGActtttctcaaaatcaatttcagtCAAAATGATTTTTCAACTTAAATATAACCAAACATCTTCTTACCTTACAACCACATTTATTTTGACCAAAACTTAATTTCTAGCCAAACAAACTAACTCTACGACATTGTTAATTTGTTATACCTTTTTGATCTGCACTTCATTGTTTTTCAAACTGACCTAACCGTGAAAATAAGGGTAACATAAAATAAGCATGTATAAAACTAATAATTAAGGTCAGCCTCGTGCCAGTAACTAGTTTAGAGTAAACCGAATTTACTCCCTAAAATTTGTGACACTGTATCAACTTAGCAGTAAACATCGGTAACACTTATCTTTTTCACCCGGCGTGATCGTCACCAGTAAACATAGATAACTCTACCTTCTCCTATTGGTGGCATTCGTCATTTGTGTCTCCATTGAACTATTGAAGCAGCTTCTTGAACTCCACATCTAAGGATTCATCCACTTTTTCTTTATTCACCACCGATTACTCTATCAATATTCCAAAATTATCGTTGAAATTGGAAATTATTGATCAAGTTTGTCCCTATGTCAGGATATCATCGAATGCATCTCTGGCATTATTCATTTAGTTTTAAATTGATCCCTGACATTACCAGCTTAATGGCAATATAGTCTGTGCAGATACCTATGGAGGGAAGGACCTGATTAACATTTTGAATCATTTTAGAATATTGATAATGTGAGAAATTAGGTTGATGCAGTCCTACAAACTCAAGTACCGAACCAGCTATTTGCTCTTTTAGTTTactttagttttatttatttgttgatttttttttctgttaatgGAATATCTCTCTATTGCAGTGCCTTCATGGTTGAcaaatttcacacaaaaaatatcTGAAGAATCAGGATTATTCCCATCACCAATCAATCATGTTCTCATAAATGAATACCAACCTAACCAAGGCATAATGGTTTGTCGTGGACCTCCACCCCTGCTTCTTTCCATTTATTTGCtcactttgtttttttccttttagaAATGAAACGTAgattgttttaacttttaacatttcatgttttttgttaGTCCTTTATGTTTATTTGATATTAATCACGATTTATGAGCAAGGTCTAGAGTTTTGTTATGCAACACCGACACTTTACATTGAAAGTGTCTCCGACACTGACACATATAGTTACATTCAATTTCTCACATTATTATTATCTGTGTCGACATGCAGTGTCGGACCCAGTGTCTGTATCTGTGTCAGTGCTTCACAGATCTAGAGTGCATTTTGATGCATGTTGCTACTTGCTAGTTTTTAATGGAggatgttgttttattttgcaGCCACACCAGGATGGACCTTCCTATTTTCCAGTTGTAGCTATTCTATCGCTTGGATCTCCTGTTGTCATGGACTTCACTCCCCATGCCAAATTAAAATTGGATTCACAAGAAGTTACTGACAAAGAATCAGATGGAGAAACTTTTGAGATTGGGAAAGATAAGTGGCTTGATGATCACCGTCCATTCTCTGTTATATTGATGCCTCGCAGTTTACTGATATTCAAGGATAAGGCATACTCAGGTTATTTTTCTCTAGTACTACAATAAACCTTTGTATTTGGTAATAGGATATAGGGGCATTTGGGAGAGTTCGTTTGAACTTgacttatttatgaaaatagcttatgatgcatgtatattttatgattattttcttaaacttcTCTAGATAGTTTATTGTCATTAATAAATCATTTTCAGCGTATACAAAGTTTATGTTCATTCTCAATTGTAGAAACAATTTAGTGCGTGTTTGGAATCACTGTCAGTTTGATGCTATCACAGTGCCAAcaatgtgattttgttgaagctccaGAATACTATATAACTTTTGCCAAAATCATTGTAGCCTACCATGATTTTGACAAACTCTGTTATTCCAAACATACACATACAAACTCTTATATGATAACATCATTTGAATTGTCTTCAAAGGAGTAACCTAGTGGTTTGGGTTGGGACTCCAAATGAGTTATATGCAGGAGGTCTAGAATTCAATCCCTGCTACTaacatttaaatatatatatatatatataaaaataaaaaaaataaaaaaagcatttatggaataagcacttaattaagtgcTATATCCAAATGCCCCTAAAACTTGAAGCTTTAAACTCATGGTCTTACTAAAATTTTAGCAACATAACATTCTGCTTGTGATTTTACAGATTACTTGCATGGTATAAAAGATTGTGCATTACATGGCTATGACGGGGTAAGGCTACACATATATACTAAATTTTTATGCCATAAATAATCGATTGCATTTCTAATTATTTCTCATGCTTCAAACATTATCCTTTTCAGGCTGTAAATGAAATTGAAGCTTTGAAACACAATGAATCAGATAAACACCTTTTTGGCTCAGAGGATGCTCTGGAAGCAATAGGAAAAGAAGAATATAAGAATATATCAAGAACTTCGAATAGAATTTCATTGACATGCCGATTGGTTCCAAAAGTTCACAAAAATTTGTTTAggttttaaaatcatttcacaTTCCATTCAATCAAAAGTTCAACTGTTAccttgtttttagtttttctttttttgtacaTCATTCTCTTTAGGTAATTTTATGCTCTTTTTTTCCCTACAACTATGGTCTGCGACGGTGAAGAAGCGTTTCTTGTTACACCAATGCTAGCTTCCAAACCGCCTTGGATGGCTCCATATCATAGTTTAAATGGTGGCGTTGTGAGCTAGAAAAGTTCAAAGTACAAGACGATCGTCGATCATGTTACAGAGATTGAGTATATTGTTGCCTCCATTGCAACAAATGAGGTCATTTGGATCTCTATTGTTGTAGCTATGGAGGAATCGTGCAACCCAAGAAACCTAGATCTTACTAGTAATCCAAACATACACATAGGCTTTTCTGTCTCATTTGAGAGATTGCCGATAACGGCGATGCGAATATATTCATGGTATCATCACACTAGAAAATGTTCCAAACCATTGACAAAACCACTTGTATGGGTATCATGATGgtttttgtttatatgattatatttatgttataatatgtttatttattattttattttttttagggaatttattatgttgttttatttgACATACggtaataaataaaacataaagttTATGACTTGATCTGAAGGTCTATTAAACAATGGAGAActatttttaagagaaataatatttctataaccattttttagacaacttttacgataatatttttttcttcttgttttggGACAATATAGAGAGAAAGATGGAGAGAGCAAGAACAAAATGTGAGTATAGGgaatttattatgttgttttatttgACATACtgtaataaataaaacataaagttTATGATTTGATCTGAAGGTCTATTAAACAATGGAGAActatttttaagagaaataatatttctataagcattttttagacaacttttacgataatatttttttcttcttgttttggGACAATATAGAGAGAAAGATGGAGAGAGCAAGAACAAAATGTGAGTATAGGgaatttattatgttgttttatttgacatactataataaataaaacataaagttTATGATTTGATCTGAAGGTCTATTAAACAATGGAGAActatttttaagagaaataatatttctataaccattttttagacaacttttacgataatatttttttcttcttgttttggGACAATATAGAGAGAAAGATGGAGAGAGCAAGAACAAAATATAAGTATAAGAGAGAAATGTCTGAAAATAGTTATATAGATctcatttctttatttttttaaaatagttatagtaaaatattattgatgataataCACATTGGGATTATTATAGAAGTAGACTAATAATCACATCTGATTCATACATATTAGATATCAATTCTTTTATTCTTcgtttaaactattttattatttttatcctattatttcaattatcaattaaaaattagttaaatctcATTGTAATAGAAACAATTTAACAATAACAAgtcccatgagcttagctcggTTGGTAAGACCaacatataatatatgcaagtttTGAGGTTCGAATCTCCGCCACTACCAAAAAGAATCTAACAATAATAAAAGTAACAATCCACACAACAATGAAAAcaatatttccttcaaaaaaaatctttcaaaaaaaaaattcccttaaaaaaaaaacaatattagacactaaaaaaaaacctctttttttgtccttataaaatatagtataatcttttctttcaattttacctttTACTCAATTGTTTTTACCATTTTACTGATTCTtactaataaaagaaaaaaaaaatagcatgttGTTTAGTGATCATAAAATTTGTAATTGGTCATGCATTGAGCGGTGCAAAGCAATGTGACAGATCTAGATGGAGTTCAGTCATCATGAATAATAGAAAATTTATGTTCCCACCATCCTCGGTTGTGGGTTTTTTAACTGCTTTAGTAAAGCGTTAAGTAAGACTATTTTTGAGTTTTGAGATACTAGACTAAGAAATGCATAAACACAATAGAAAAGATAAATTGATAAAGAGATAAAAAGAACTAAATAACTAAACAAATCAATTGTAAGAATTTAACTTacgaaacaaacaaacaaattgaaccaaacgaaccaaaacaaactaaatcaaCTAAAAACCGAACAAAATCAAGCCAAGGCAAATTGAAGACAATGGgaaaccaaaacgaaaccaaactAATCCAACACAAATATGAGAAACATAACAACTAGAGACAAACAAAATTGACAAGAGGCACAAGACACTCAATCTATGTTGTTCAACAAATTTTCTCTTGTATACAAATGAAACAAAGAAGATCAAGTAAAACAAGCTTCAAATACCCAACCAATTAAACGTTGACCAACAAGGATTTGTTCAAGTAAAgtaggaagaagaaacaaacatAAAGCAATCAAAAGTGATAATCAACCAAACTTGTATGAGAACCACCAATAACCAATCAATACAACCTGCCCACCTTTGAAACCCACGATAACTAAATGAGAGGCAACCTGCACAACTTTTCAAAGGAGAGTAACATTTTCAAACAGAAGgtgtgagatttcacaaaacaataatattaagcatataattcaacaattatatttaacaacataaaaacatcttattattcaacattgataataatatatcataaatcacgTCGTTCATAATAATCACCACTTAACAACTTATCATAttcgactcaacaaatgcaactatgcaatttagacctcttatatgcatgtggtaccaatacaaggcatcaagcccccatcgctaatttgagctaaaACTCCAACGTGTTGAGtataaagctccagggcatcaagcccccaacaatgaaatgctaatgcatggactcgacctcttaaacatcttaattcgacaacctcttatattaatccaataatttggaacatcatcattttcatcaacttagatcgactcatgcagcttagttaaataacaacagcaacataggcagcatacaaaaacagcatgacataataatatcaattgcaattcatcaacatcttaaatattcaaatattcttcaagtaatgcatataacattatatcacatcataatcaacaacaacacatcttaaacagcttcacatATTATAATTAACCTCATCATTAAGTCTTAATACTACCCAAAGGTTCAATCCtcaacaactcgtgcaacaaaggtcgcaaaacctaacaagtcactctgtttctgggtcactcgcgaggcgagagcctcagctcgccatggcgagttcaggtcagaatcccacaagtttcattccaggttcaatctcatcctacattctttcctaatcattattagacatgttcaggcactcaaaaacatctaaggatcaactgaAAAGTCAAAAACACGAAATcttacaatgtttttttttttctaaactaagttttccctatttatatctcctccaattatcttattttatttctctttctcccccaaaactctctaaaatcttaaaacagcccctaaactcaatatttattttattttcaaatcttattttattagacaataaaataagtcacaactcctcataaaatcatataaaaccacctcaatcatataaattat belongs to Medicago truncatula cultivar Jemalong A17 chromosome 6, MtrunA17r5.0-ANR, whole genome shotgun sequence and includes:
- the LOC11439740 gene encoding alpha-ketoglutarate-dependent dioxygenase alkB homolog 6 encodes the protein MEKIEPKHQNLSDFKVGSLPTLFYIPDFISDTDQTLLLNNIYGAPSSKWKLLKNRRLQNWGGVVHEKGLLPQPLPSWLTNFTQKISEESGLFPSPINHVLINEYQPNQGIMPHQDGPSYFPVVAILSLGSPVVMDFTPHAKLKLDSQEVTDKESDGETFEIGKDKWLDDHRPFSVILMPRSLLIFKDKAYSDYLHGIKDCALHGYDGAVNEIEALKHNESDKHLFGSEDALEAIGKEEYKNISRTSNRISLTCRLVPKVHKNLFRF
- the LOC11440279 gene encoding peptide chain release factor 1 isoform X1, giving the protein MAHKIIFKPTFILNLKQQFTTTTTSQTHNISHCHFLHHPFFNIKIRPISLHSTTPITTTAAATANHGGYLDLTDDDLMRQCEMGTFKTSGPGGQHRNKRESAVRLKHLPTGIIAQAGEDRSQHMNRASAIKRLRSLIALKVRKTVDLDAYSPPRELLQILPPKSSIRGSDIGSQIGPNNPKFAMGMQALLDLIFAVDGSVSDAAKYLGLSTGALSRLILSDDSLRKEVNDLRASKSQHQIDRRQWDERLPLIKISVFVHQDHIKNQCAEAAP
- the LOC11440279 gene encoding peptide chain release factor 1 isoform X3, producing MAHKIIFKPTFILNLKQQFTTTTTSQTHNISHCHFLHHPFFNIKIRPISLHSTTPITTTAAATANHGGYLDLTDDDLMRQCEMGTFKTSGPGGQHRNKRESAVRLKHLPTGIIAQAGEDRSQHMNRASAIKRLRSLIALKVRKTVDLDAYSPPRELLQILPPKSSIRGSDIGSQIGPNNPKFAMGMQALLDLIFAVDGSVSDAAKYLGLSTGALSRLILSDDSLRKEVNDLRASKGMKPLK
- the LOC11440279 gene encoding peptide chain release factor 1 isoform X2 — its product is MAHKIIFKPTFILNLKQQFTTTTTSQTHNISHCHFLHHPFFNIKIRPISLHSTTPITTTAAATANHGGYLDLTDDDLMRQCEMGTFKTSGPGGQHRNKRESAVRLKHLPTGIIAQAGEDRSQHMNRASAIKRLRSLIALKVRKTVDLDAYSPPRELLQILPPKSSIRGSDIGSQIGPNNPKFAMGMQALLDLIFAVDGSVSDAAKYLGLSTGALSRLILSDDSLRKEVNDLRASKNFHIIQSKSPKYEEGPIII